From Hartmannibacter diazotrophicus, a single genomic window includes:
- the der gene encoding ribosome biogenesis GTPase Der encodes MSLPVVAIVGRPNVGKSTLFNRLVGKKLALVDDTPGVTRDRRMGDARLGDLKFQIMDTAGLEDADPTSLAGRMRAMSEAAIRECDVVLFLIDARAGVLPLDEHFAEFIRKCERPVILVANKAEGKAGEGGLLDSYALGLGDPIALSAEHGEGTSDLYEALRDKLATVGKDMPDEEDAFDEAITGIDLDEEGNAIEDDPLRPLRVAIVGRPNAGKSTLINQLIGKERLLVGPEAGITRDSISVDWEWKGREIKLFDTAGMRRKARVQEKLEKLSVADGLRAVKFAEVVVVLLDATIPFEKQDLQITDLIIREGRSLVIGLNKWDLIEDRGAKFRELREEADRLLPQVKGVPLVTLSGLTGEGTSRLMDACLKAYDLWNIRISTGRLNRWFSGVIEHHPPPAVAGRRLKLRYITQAKARPPHFVVFCTRPDAVPESYRRYLINGLRETFEMPGVPIRLHMKSSGKNPFDKED; translated from the coding sequence ATGTCCTTACCCGTCGTCGCTATTGTCGGTCGGCCCAATGTGGGCAAGTCGACCCTTTTTAACCGGCTCGTCGGCAAGAAGCTGGCGCTGGTCGACGACACGCCGGGCGTCACGCGCGACCGGCGCATGGGCGACGCCAGGCTTGGCGACCTCAAGTTCCAGATCATGGATACGGCAGGTCTTGAGGATGCCGATCCAACGAGCCTTGCGGGCCGCATGCGCGCAATGTCGGAGGCAGCGATCCGCGAATGCGACGTCGTTCTGTTCCTGATTGACGCCCGCGCCGGTGTGCTGCCGCTGGACGAGCATTTTGCCGAGTTCATCCGCAAGTGCGAGCGGCCGGTCATCCTCGTCGCCAACAAGGCGGAGGGCAAGGCGGGCGAGGGCGGGTTGCTGGATTCCTATGCGCTGGGGCTTGGCGATCCGATCGCGCTGTCCGCCGAACATGGCGAGGGCACGTCGGACCTTTACGAAGCGCTGCGCGACAAGCTGGCGACCGTCGGCAAGGACATGCCCGACGAGGAGGACGCGTTCGACGAGGCCATCACGGGCATCGATCTCGACGAGGAGGGCAACGCGATCGAAGACGATCCGCTTCGCCCCTTGCGCGTTGCGATCGTCGGACGGCCGAATGCGGGCAAGTCGACGCTGATCAACCAGCTGATCGGCAAGGAACGTCTTCTTGTCGGCCCGGAAGCGGGCATCACGCGCGATTCCATTTCCGTCGACTGGGAGTGGAAGGGCCGCGAGATCAAGCTCTTCGACACGGCCGGCATGCGGCGCAAGGCGCGGGTGCAGGAAAAGCTGGAAAAGCTCTCCGTTGCAGACGGTCTGCGCGCTGTGAAATTCGCCGAGGTCGTGGTCGTGCTGCTCGATGCGACGATCCCCTTCGAGAAGCAGGACCTGCAGATCACCGACCTCATCATCCGCGAGGGGCGGTCGCTGGTGATCGGCCTCAACAAGTGGGACCTCATCGAGGATCGCGGCGCCAAGTTCCGGGAGTTGCGCGAGGAGGCCGACAGGCTGCTGCCGCAGGTGAAGGGCGTGCCGCTCGTCACGCTCTCCGGCCTCACGGGCGAGGGCACGAGCCGGCTCATGGATGCCTGCCTCAAAGCCTATGACCTCTGGAACATCCGCATCTCGACCGGACGGCTCAATCGCTGGTTCTCCGGCGTGATCGAGCATCATCCGCCGCCCGCCGTCGCCGGCCGCCGGCTGAAGCTGCGCTATATCACCCAAGCCAAGGCCCGTCCGCCGCATTTCGTCGTCTTCTGCACGCGGCCGGATGCGGTTCCGGAATCCTATCGGCGCTATCTCATCAACGGCCTGCGCGAAACCTTCGAGATGCCCGGCGTGCCGATCCGCCTGCATATGAAGAGCAGCGGGAAGAACCCC